The following proteins are encoded in a genomic region of Candidatus Micrarchaeia archaeon:
- a CDS encoding hydroxymethylglutaryl-CoA reductase, degradative: protein MTEFSGFYKLPIEERIRRISGHARLSPGETALLRNTGALSMEAADRMVENAVGAAHLPLGIGLNFIMNGKEYLVPMAVEEPSVIAAASHAAKLCLPDGFTASADDPIMTGQVQLVGLKNPASAVSNALAHRKELEKAATELTKSMEARGGGFRGMRARHFSTPRGGMAVFYFDVDVRDSMGANTLNTLLEGIAPTVEKSAGEGRACLRILSNLATKRMARAKAVWKKESIGPETVEAVLDAYEFACADIYRAATHNKGIMNGIDALALATGNDWRAVEAGAHAYASLKGSYTPLTSYKKDPGGNLIGEIELPLALGTVGGSIGSNPIAGISLKIAGVEGAKELSMLGACVGLANNFAALRALSTEGIQRGHMELQARNLAILAGASAPAEADAVSSELARTGVYKLEQAKEILKTVRSKKKKS from the coding sequence ATGACTGAGTTTTCTGGCTTTTACAAGCTTCCAATAGAAGAGCGGATAAGGCGCATATCAGGCCACGCCAGGCTCAGCCCGGGCGAAACAGCGCTTCTCAGGAACACAGGCGCGCTGAGCATGGAAGCCGCGGACCGGATGGTCGAGAACGCGGTCGGAGCCGCGCACCTGCCTCTCGGCATCGGCCTGAATTTCATAATGAATGGTAAGGAATACCTGGTTCCGATGGCCGTGGAGGAGCCGAGCGTGATAGCCGCGGCGAGCCACGCGGCCAAGCTGTGCCTCCCCGACGGTTTTACAGCGAGCGCTGACGACCCCATCATGACGGGCCAGGTCCAGCTGGTCGGGCTCAAAAACCCCGCATCAGCTGTTTCAAACGCGCTGGCGCACAGGAAGGAGCTCGAGAAAGCCGCAACGGAGCTCACGAAAAGCATGGAAGCGCGCGGCGGCGGCTTCAGGGGCATGCGCGCACGCCATTTTTCAACGCCCCGCGGCGGGATGGCAGTATTCTATTTCGACGTTGATGTGAGGGACAGCATGGGCGCCAACACGCTGAACACGCTCCTGGAAGGTATTGCGCCCACCGTGGAGAAAAGCGCAGGGGAAGGCAGGGCATGCCTGCGCATACTCTCCAACCTCGCCACCAAGAGGATGGCCCGCGCGAAGGCGGTGTGGAAAAAAGAGTCCATAGGGCCCGAAACAGTCGAAGCGGTGCTGGACGCCTACGAATTCGCATGCGCCGACATTTACCGTGCCGCGACCCACAACAAGGGAATAATGAACGGCATAGACGCGCTCGCGCTCGCAACCGGCAATGACTGGCGCGCAGTCGAGGCAGGGGCGCACGCTTACGCTTCCCTTAAGGGAAGCTACACGCCGCTCACCAGCTACAAAAAAGACCCGGGAGGCAACCTCATAGGAGAGATAGAGCTCCCCCTCGCATTGGGCACCGTGGGAGGCAGCATAGGCTCCAATCCCATCGCAGGAATCTCGCTCAAGATAGCCGGAGTGGAGGGGGCAAAGGAGCTCTCGATGCTGGGCGCGTGCGTGGGGCTCGCGAACAATTTCGCCGCGCTCCGCGCGCTCTCCACAGAAGGGATACAGCGCGGCCACATGGAGCTCCAGGCAAGGAACCTGGCCATCCTTGCAGGCGCATCCGCTCCTGCAGAGGCAGATGCGGTTTCCTCTGAACTGGCCCGCACAGGAGTTTACAAGCTCGAGCAGGCGAAGGAAATATTAAAGACTGTTAGGTCGAAAAAGAAAAAGAGCTGA